The Streptomyces sp. NBC_01775 genome includes a region encoding these proteins:
- a CDS encoding AfsR/SARP family transcriptional regulator, producing MRVRYLFRVLGTTQVFREDGTPVPVGGARLRALLTALALAGGRAVRTDALAAAVWAEDEEPPADETAALQALVGRLRRSLGREAVGSVEGGGYRLAAGRDDIDLFRFERLAGEGAAALAEGDADKAAALLDDALGLWRGPALVDLPDGGGAAGVRATDRRLTARRDRAEADLALGRAEAVLPVVRQLASGHPLDEPLQALLLRALRDAGRAAEALDAYEGIRVRLADRLGIDPGPELRALHTELLTQPQTPEPPRPGPLRPGPQRPEPPRPGPLRPEPQGGGPRAPEPGGPGSVRQAPGNLRAGLTSFVGRAEEIRGIGGELSTTRLVTLTGPGGAGKTRLSLEAAADARSRSGTDWEDGVWVAELAPVRDPHHYQETAEAVLTALGGRETVLRGSTAEGLRAATDPTAADPLAQLAERCANRRMLLVLDNCEHVIDAAAKVVETLLVECPGVTVLATSREPLGVPGESVRPVEPLPDPVALQLLADRGASARPGFRTGEDPEACAEICRRLDGLPLAIELAAARLRSLTPAQLARRLDDRFRLLTSGSRTVLPRQQTLRAVVDWSWELLSEAERAVLRRLSVFAGGCRLEQAEEVCADLPGGDDGETAALLGSLVDKSLVVAVPDSRGDGMRYRLLETVGEYAARKLDAVPGERERAERRHLVAYRELARTADPLLRGPQQAVWLDRLESEHDNIRSALRRAVAAHEEHEALCLVLSMGWFWSLRDHRSDARTWTRAAAELGPDPFASPVRPAPALHERCTDTPPPMSEEMLWEARRGARLMVLADSEDGVVDMAAPEHQERLRNISRTYTLGMPQTCRVPGCMWIFAWIMNGNFAGLSEVADRTVQSCRELGYEWELAFVLQLRAKLTSDCSATWERAGQDAAESLEIFRKAGDAWGEAEALSGRGESLTARGEFASAAADYRLAIERAEQLGAHSQVPQLKSRLGAVLVELGDPERAEEGDRLLWEATEQAERLGGDGPNLAAVQLAVRLARTGETQQARERLKPLEAQFADRSPQMFHGMVQGMLGWTYALEGRPHEAMATVREAIGKTRDPIAQAIAPHLTLTQLVTASRALASLGEPASAARLLGAYDTLSALPEGHFPHPVERESREAAEAAVREVLSEEAYAHAYASGGGLSLDEAVALVEDA from the coding sequence GTGAGGGTGCGCTACCTGTTTCGCGTTCTGGGGACCACGCAGGTGTTCCGCGAGGACGGCACCCCGGTGCCGGTCGGCGGGGCGCGGCTGCGTGCCCTGCTGACCGCGCTCGCGCTCGCCGGGGGCCGCGCCGTCCGCACGGACGCGCTGGCAGCCGCCGTGTGGGCCGAGGACGAGGAGCCGCCGGCGGACGAGACGGCCGCGCTCCAGGCGCTGGTCGGCAGGCTGCGCAGGTCGCTGGGCCGGGAGGCCGTCGGCTCCGTCGAAGGCGGCGGCTACCGCCTGGCGGCCGGGCGGGACGACATCGACCTCTTCCGCTTCGAACGGCTGGCGGGGGAGGGGGCCGCCGCGCTCGCCGAGGGCGACGCGGACAAGGCCGCGGCTCTGCTGGACGACGCGCTGGGGCTGTGGCGCGGCCCCGCGCTGGTCGACCTGCCCGACGGGGGCGGCGCGGCGGGCGTGCGGGCCACCGACCGCCGGCTGACGGCACGCAGGGACAGGGCGGAGGCGGACCTGGCGCTGGGCCGGGCCGAGGCGGTGCTGCCCGTGGTGCGGCAGCTCGCCTCCGGCCACCCGCTGGACGAGCCGCTCCAGGCCCTCTTGCTGCGGGCGCTGCGCGACGCGGGCCGGGCCGCCGAGGCGCTGGACGCGTACGAGGGCATCAGAGTGCGGCTGGCCGACCGCCTCGGTATCGACCCCGGTCCCGAACTGCGCGCCCTGCACACCGAGTTGCTGACCCAGCCGCAGACACCCGAGCCGCCGAGACCCGGGCCCCTGCGACCCGGGCCGCAAAGACCTGAGCCGCCAAGACCCGGGCCCCTGCGCCCCGAGCCGCAGGGAGGCGGACCGCGGGCGCCCGAGCCGGGTGGGCCGGGCTCCGTACGCCAGGCACCCGGCAACCTGCGTGCCGGGCTGACCTCCTTCGTCGGCAGGGCCGAGGAGATCAGGGGCATCGGCGGCGAGCTGAGCACCACGCGCCTGGTCACCCTCACCGGCCCGGGTGGTGCCGGCAAGACGCGGCTGTCCCTGGAGGCGGCGGCCGACGCCCGCAGCCGCTCCGGCACCGACTGGGAGGACGGCGTGTGGGTGGCCGAACTGGCGCCCGTGCGCGACCCGCACCACTACCAGGAGACCGCCGAGGCCGTACTGACCGCGCTGGGCGGACGCGAGACGGTGCTGCGCGGGTCCACCGCCGAGGGCCTGCGCGCCGCCACCGACCCCACGGCCGCCGACCCCCTGGCCCAGCTGGCCGAGCGGTGTGCCAACCGCCGCATGCTGCTGGTGCTGGACAACTGCGAGCACGTCATCGACGCGGCGGCCAAGGTCGTGGAGACCCTGCTCGTGGAGTGCCCCGGGGTGACGGTGCTCGCCACCAGCCGGGAGCCGCTGGGCGTGCCCGGCGAGTCCGTACGGCCTGTCGAGCCACTGCCCGACCCCGTCGCGCTCCAGCTGCTGGCCGACCGGGGCGCCTCGGCGCGGCCCGGCTTCCGGACCGGCGAGGACCCCGAGGCGTGTGCCGAGATCTGCCGCCGCCTGGACGGGCTGCCGCTGGCCATCGAGCTGGCGGCGGCCCGGCTGCGCTCGCTCACCCCCGCTCAGCTCGCCCGCCGCCTCGATGACCGCTTCCGGCTGCTGACCAGCGGGAGCCGCACCGTATTGCCCCGGCAGCAGACGCTGCGCGCCGTCGTGGACTGGTCCTGGGAGCTGCTGAGCGAGGCCGAACGGGCGGTGTTGCGGCGGCTGTCGGTCTTCGCGGGCGGCTGCCGTCTGGAGCAGGCCGAGGAGGTCTGCGCCGACCTTCCCGGGGGCGACGACGGCGAGACCGCGGCGCTCCTCGGCTCGCTCGTCGACAAGTCGCTGGTGGTGGCCGTCCCCGACTCCCGTGGAGACGGGATGCGCTACCGGCTCCTGGAGACGGTCGGCGAGTACGCGGCGCGCAAGCTGGACGCCGTGCCCGGTGAGCGGGAGCGCGCCGAGCGCCGCCACCTGGTGGCCTACCGCGAACTGGCCCGCACGGCCGACCCGCTGCTGCGCGGCCCCCAGCAGGCGGTGTGGCTCGACCGGCTGGAGAGCGAGCACGACAACATCCGCTCCGCGCTGCGCCGCGCGGTCGCCGCGCACGAGGAGCACGAGGCGCTGTGCCTGGTCCTGTCCATGGGCTGGTTCTGGTCGCTGCGCGACCACCGCAGCGACGCCCGCACCTGGACCCGTGCCGCCGCCGAGCTGGGTCCCGATCCCTTCGCCTCCCCGGTGCGGCCCGCGCCGGCGCTGCACGAGCGGTGCACGGACACGCCGCCGCCCATGAGCGAGGAGATGCTGTGGGAGGCCCGGCGCGGGGCGCGGCTGATGGTGCTGGCCGACTCGGAGGACGGGGTCGTCGATATGGCGGCGCCCGAGCATCAAGAGCGGCTGCGCAACATCTCGCGGACCTACACCCTCGGGATGCCGCAGACCTGCCGTGTTCCCGGCTGTATGTGGATCTTCGCCTGGATCATGAACGGCAACTTCGCGGGACTGAGCGAGGTGGCGGACCGGACCGTCCAGAGCTGCCGCGAGCTGGGCTACGAGTGGGAGCTGGCGTTCGTCCTCCAGCTGCGCGCCAAACTCACCAGCGACTGCTCCGCGACCTGGGAGCGGGCGGGCCAGGACGCGGCCGAGAGCCTGGAGATCTTCCGTAAGGCAGGCGACGCCTGGGGCGAGGCCGAGGCGCTGTCGGGCCGGGGCGAATCGCTCACCGCGCGCGGCGAGTTCGCGTCCGCCGCGGCCGACTACCGGCTCGCCATCGAGCGCGCCGAGCAGCTCGGCGCCCACAGCCAGGTCCCGCAGCTCAAGTCCCGGCTGGGGGCGGTGCTGGTGGAGCTTGGCGACCCCGAGCGGGCCGAGGAGGGCGACCGGCTGCTGTGGGAGGCGACGGAGCAGGCCGAGCGCCTCGGCGGTGACGGGCCCAACCTCGCCGCTGTCCAGCTCGCCGTGCGGCTGGCGCGCACCGGGGAGACCCAGCAGGCCAGGGAGAGACTGAAGCCCCTGGAGGCACAGTTCGCGGACCGCTCCCCTCAGATGTTCCACGGGATGGTGCAGGGGATGCTGGGGTGGACGTACGCGCTGGAGGGCAGGCCGCACGAGGCCATGGCCACGGTCCGGGAGGCCATCGGCAAGACCCGCGACCCGATAGCGCAGGCCATCGCCCCGCATCTGACGCTCACTCAACTGGTGACCGCGTCGCGGGCGCTGGCCTCCCTGGGCGAGCCCGCGTCGGCCGCACGGCTGTTGGGCGCCTACGACACCCTCTCCGCGCTGCCCGAGGGGCACTTCCCGCATCCCGTCGAGCGCGAGTCGCGGGAGGCCGCCGAAGCGGCGGTGCGGGAAGTGTTGTCCGAGGAGGCGTACGCCCATGCCTACGCCTCGGGCGGCGGCCTCTCCCTCGACGAGGCCGTCGCCCTGGTGGAAGACGCCTGA
- a CDS encoding ABC transporter permease yields the protein MSTATVKAPRSTGGSSGQDTGSKPVPPGTDEGRIGLRANLRHIGALVRRNALQIKQDPESMMDALLMPIIFTLLFVYVFGGAIGGGGGGREQYVQYLIPGMMGMMGMSIAMAVGTGINEDFRKGVMDRFRSMPIARSSVLIAKSVVEVGRMLVAIVVLLSVGLLVGFDVHGHWLGMLGAIGLTALFGASLLWIFILLGLTMSTAQAVQGVSFLVLMPMQFGSSVFVPTGTMPGWLKAFTDVNPLTHVANSARGLMLGEGPVANPVMWTVIWSVGLTLLTAPLAISKFRKKT from the coding sequence GTGAGCACCGCCACCGTCAAAGCGCCCCGGTCCACCGGGGGATCCTCCGGGCAGGACACGGGCTCGAAGCCCGTGCCGCCCGGTACGGACGAGGGCCGGATCGGGCTGCGGGCCAACCTGCGGCACATCGGCGCACTCGTACGCCGCAACGCCTTGCAGATCAAGCAGGACCCCGAGTCGATGATGGACGCGCTGTTGATGCCCATCATCTTCACGCTGCTGTTCGTCTACGTCTTCGGCGGCGCCATCGGCGGCGGGGGCGGCGGCCGGGAGCAGTATGTGCAGTATCTGATCCCCGGCATGATGGGCATGATGGGCATGTCCATCGCGATGGCGGTGGGCACGGGCATCAACGAGGACTTCCGCAAGGGCGTGATGGACCGCTTCCGGTCCATGCCGATAGCCCGCTCCTCGGTGCTGATCGCCAAGTCGGTCGTCGAGGTCGGCCGGATGCTGGTGGCGATCGTGGTGCTGCTGAGCGTCGGCCTGCTGGTCGGCTTCGACGTGCACGGGCACTGGCTCGGCATGCTGGGCGCCATCGGTCTGACCGCGCTGTTCGGCGCCTCGCTGCTGTGGATCTTCATCCTTCTGGGGCTGACCATGAGCACGGCGCAGGCCGTGCAGGGGGTCTCCTTCCTGGTGCTGATGCCGATGCAGTTCGGCTCCTCGGTGTTCGTGCCGACCGGCACCATGCCCGGCTGGCTCAAGGCGTTCACCGACGTCAATCCGCTGACCCATGTGGCCAACTCGGCGCGCGGCCTGATGCTGGGCGAGGGCCCTGTGGCGAACCCGGTGATGTGGACGGTGATCTGGTCGGTCGGACTGACGCTGCTCACCGCGCCGCTGGCCATCTCCAAGTTCCGCAAGAAGACCTGA
- a CDS encoding ATP-binding cassette domain-containing protein encodes MTREKTTNAVEVRGLIKHFGETKAVDGIDLDVREGTVMGVLGPNGAGKTTLVRMLSTLLRPDGGSAKVAGYDVVRQPRQLRRTIGLTGQYASVDEKLSGRENLYMIGRLLDLPRAEARKRADELLERFSLTEAAKRPASKYSGGMRRRLDLAASMIGRPRVLFLDEPTTGLDPRTRNEVWAEVHNIVADGNTVLLTTQYMEEAEQLAKELTVIDRGKIIAEGRVPELKAKVGGRTLEIRPADPGELSRMVGALAQAGLDGIGGATADEKAGVVSVPIVSDEQLTAVVGLLGERGFAIADIATHLPSLDEVFLALTGQKATHKDDENELEEVAA; translated from the coding sequence ATGACGCGAGAGAAGACGACGAACGCGGTCGAGGTCCGTGGACTGATAAAGCACTTCGGGGAGACGAAGGCCGTCGACGGCATCGACCTGGATGTACGCGAAGGCACCGTCATGGGTGTGCTGGGGCCCAACGGGGCGGGCAAGACGACCCTCGTCAGGATGCTCTCCACCCTGCTGCGGCCCGACGGGGGCTCGGCGAAGGTCGCCGGGTACGACGTGGTGCGCCAGCCCCGCCAGCTGCGGCGCACCATAGGTCTCACCGGGCAGTACGCCTCGGTGGACGAGAAGCTTTCGGGCAGGGAGAACCTCTACATGATCGGGCGGCTGCTCGATCTGCCCCGCGCCGAGGCGCGCAAGCGCGCCGACGAGCTGCTGGAGCGGTTCTCCCTGACCGAGGCCGCCAAGCGGCCGGCCAGCAAGTACAGCGGCGGAATGCGCCGCAGGCTCGACCTGGCAGCCTCCATGATCGGCCGCCCCAGGGTGCTGTTTCTGGACGAGCCGACGACAGGCCTGGACCCCCGCACCCGCAACGAGGTGTGGGCCGAGGTGCACAACATCGTGGCGGACGGCAACACCGTGCTGCTCACGACGCAGTACATGGAGGAGGCCGAGCAGCTGGCCAAGGAGCTGACGGTCATCGACCGGGGCAAGATCATCGCCGAGGGCCGGGTGCCCGAGCTGAAGGCGAAGGTCGGCGGTCGCACGCTGGAGATCCGCCCCGCCGATCCGGGGGAGCTGAGCCGGATGGTCGGCGCCCTCGCCCAGGCGGGCCTCGACGGGATCGGGGGCGCCACGGCCGACGAAAAGGCGGGCGTCGTGAGCGTGCCGATCGTCAGCGACGAGCAGCTGACCGCCGTGGTGGGGCTGTTGGGCGAGCGCGGCTTCGCGATCGCCGACATCGCCACCCATCTGCCCAGCCTGGATGAGGTCTTCCTGGCTCTGACCGGCCAGAAGGCCACCCACAAGGACGACGAGAACGAGCTTGAGGAGGTCGCGGCGTGA
- the panB gene encoding 3-methyl-2-oxobutanoate hydroxymethyltransferase has product MQQSTQPARKQDEAPTVSALYGGKRNRRVSVRDLALAKERGEKWPMLTAYDAMTASVFDESGIPVLLVGDSMGNCHLGYETTVPVTMDQIAMLTAAVVRGTSHALVVADLPFGAYQEGTIQALRNATRLVKEAGAGAVKLEGGERSADQIQLLVRSGIPVMAHIGLTPQSVHAMGYRVQGRGEEAAAQLLRDAKAVQDAGAFAVVMEMVPAPAAAEVTRSLHVPTVGIGAGAECDAQVLVWTDMAGLTPGKLPRFVKRYAELRGALGDAARAFAEDVASGGFPQEEHSFQ; this is encoded by the coding sequence ATGCAGCAGTCGACGCAGCCTGCCCGGAAACAGGACGAGGCGCCCACCGTGAGCGCCCTGTACGGAGGCAAGCGCAATCGCCGCGTGAGCGTGCGGGACCTCGCACTCGCCAAGGAGCGGGGCGAGAAGTGGCCCATGCTCACCGCCTACGACGCCATGACCGCCTCCGTCTTCGACGAGTCCGGCATCCCCGTGCTCCTCGTCGGAGACTCGATGGGCAACTGCCACCTCGGGTACGAGACCACCGTGCCCGTCACCATGGACCAGATCGCCATGCTGACGGCCGCCGTCGTACGGGGCACCAGCCACGCCCTGGTCGTCGCCGACCTGCCGTTCGGCGCGTACCAGGAAGGCACGATCCAGGCTCTGCGCAACGCCACCCGGCTCGTCAAGGAGGCCGGGGCCGGAGCGGTGAAGCTGGAGGGCGGCGAGCGCTCCGCCGACCAGATCCAGCTTCTGGTGCGCTCCGGCATCCCCGTCATGGCACACATCGGGCTGACCCCGCAGTCCGTGCACGCGATGGGCTACCGCGTACAGGGGCGCGGCGAGGAGGCCGCGGCGCAGCTGCTGCGGGACGCGAAGGCCGTGCAGGACGCGGGAGCCTTCGCCGTGGTCATGGAAATGGTGCCCGCGCCGGCCGCCGCGGAGGTCACCCGCTCGCTGCACGTGCCGACCGTCGGCATCGGAGCCGGGGCCGAGTGCGACGCGCAGGTCCTGGTCTGGACGGACATGGCCGGGCTCACCCCGGGAAAGCTGCCGCGCTTCGTGAAGCGGTACGCCGAGTTGCGGGGTGCCCTCGGCGACGCCGCGCGCGCCTTCGCCGAGGACGTCGCCTCCGGGGGGTTCCCGCAGGAGGAGCACTCTTTCCAGTGA
- a CDS encoding endonuclease/exonuclease/phosphatase family protein: protein MWRRGWVLAVLALLLGLAFILHSEVPNSIGNVGSLWETFLPWGGLLIIGLLGLALLRRAPVALLALLLPALVWVNLFGGSINDKSGSGGDITVLTHNVNADNPDPTGTARSLAHSGAGIIALEEVTGQQAGTYRKGLASSHPHHKLLGTVGLWSKYPMKDIRPVDIKMGWPRAMRATVETPKGEIAVYAAHLPSVRVQFRAGFTAGQRDGSAQALGDAIEKDKADRAVLLGDLNGTMNDRALAPITSQMRSAQGAAGSGFGFSWPASFPMARIDQIMVKGATPVSAWTLPSTGSDHLPVAAQVNLTD, encoded by the coding sequence ATGTGGCGCCGTGGCTGGGTGCTCGCCGTCCTCGCCCTCCTGCTCGGGCTGGCTTTCATCCTGCACTCCGAGGTCCCCAACTCCATCGGGAACGTCGGCTCGCTGTGGGAGACGTTCCTGCCCTGGGGCGGGCTGCTGATCATCGGCCTCCTGGGTCTCGCCCTGCTGCGCCGCGCCCCCGTGGCGCTGCTCGCGCTGCTGCTGCCGGCACTGGTGTGGGTGAACCTGTTCGGCGGGTCGATCAACGACAAGTCGGGCTCCGGCGGTGACATCACCGTCCTCACCCACAACGTCAACGCGGACAACCCGGACCCCACGGGCACCGCGCGCTCCCTCGCGCACTCGGGCGCCGGCATCATCGCGCTGGAGGAGGTCACCGGGCAGCAGGCCGGGACCTACCGCAAGGGGCTGGCCTCCTCGCACCCGCACCACAAGCTGCTCGGCACGGTCGGGCTGTGGAGCAAGTACCCGATGAAGGACATCCGCCCCGTCGACATCAAGATGGGCTGGCCGCGCGCCATGCGGGCCACCGTCGAGACCCCCAAGGGCGAGATCGCCGTCTACGCGGCACATCTGCCCTCCGTCCGGGTCCAGTTCAGGGCGGGCTTCACCGCCGGGCAGCGGGACGGCAGCGCGCAGGCGCTCGGCGATGCCATAGAGAAGGACAAGGCCGACAGGGCGGTCCTGCTCGGCGACCTCAACGGCACCATGAACGACCGCGCCCTCGCCCCCATCACCTCCCAGATGCGCTCGGCGCAGGGTGCCGCGGGCAGTGGCTTCGGCTTCAGCTGGCCCGCCTCGTTCCCGATGGCCCGCATCGACCAGATCATGGTCAAGGGCGCCACCCCCGTCTCCGCCTGGACCCTGCCCTCCACGGGCAGCGACCACCTGCCGGTCGCCGCGCAGGTGAACCTCACGGACTGA
- a CDS encoding MFS transporter — protein sequence MPLALLALAVGAFGIGTTEFVMMGLLPNVADDLGTSVPTAGYLVSAYALGVVLGAPLLTAFGARIPRKTMLLLLMGVFTVGNLASALAPGFGTLLAGRVLAGLPHGAFFGVGAVVAARLVREGRSARAVATMFLGLTVANIVGVPGGTALGQQLGWRATFVVVSLIGLVAMTALALLVPRLPLEHQGGVRHELRALGNRQVVLGLLTAVFGFGGVFAVYSYLASMMTEVTGLAETSVTWVLALFGIGMTLGTLVAGPLTDRAPRRTLYAALGGMAVLMVVFHFAAPVKWAALVLVGLLGAVGFLITTPVQMLVMRAASKAPTLASASNHSAFNLANAGGAWLGGVVIAAGWGWMSPTLVGAVLALAGLGIAVTAGAMARGESRVVARGAEAPAEVHSGA from the coding sequence ATGCCTCTGGCTCTGCTCGCACTCGCCGTGGGCGCCTTCGGTATCGGCACCACTGAGTTCGTGATGATGGGCCTGCTGCCGAACGTCGCCGACGATCTCGGCACGTCCGTCCCGACCGCCGGATACCTCGTCTCCGCGTACGCCCTCGGTGTCGTCCTCGGCGCTCCGCTGCTCACCGCGTTCGGCGCCCGCATTCCGCGCAAGACGATGCTGCTGCTGTTGATGGGCGTCTTCACCGTCGGCAACCTTGCCTCGGCCCTCGCGCCCGGGTTCGGCACACTGCTCGCCGGACGCGTGCTGGCGGGGCTGCCGCACGGCGCGTTCTTCGGGGTCGGCGCGGTGGTCGCCGCCCGGCTCGTACGGGAGGGCCGCTCGGCCCGCGCTGTGGCGACGATGTTCCTGGGGCTGACCGTCGCCAACATCGTCGGTGTCCCCGGCGGCACCGCGCTGGGCCAGCAGCTCGGCTGGCGCGCCACCTTCGTGGTCGTCTCCCTCATCGGCCTGGTCGCCATGACCGCGCTCGCCCTGCTGGTGCCCCGCCTCCCGCTGGAGCACCAGGGCGGCGTCCGTCACGAGCTGCGCGCCCTGGGCAACCGCCAGGTGGTCCTCGGGCTGCTGACCGCCGTCTTCGGCTTCGGCGGTGTCTTCGCCGTCTACAGCTACCTCGCGTCGATGATGACGGAGGTCACCGGACTCGCCGAGACCTCCGTGACCTGGGTTCTCGCCCTCTTCGGTATCGGCATGACGCTGGGCACGCTGGTCGCGGGCCCGCTGACCGACCGCGCCCCGCGGCGGACGCTGTACGCGGCGCTGGGCGGGATGGCCGTGCTCATGGTCGTCTTCCACTTCGCCGCACCCGTGAAGTGGGCGGCGCTGGTGCTGGTGGGGCTGCTGGGAGCCGTCGGCTTCCTGATCACCACACCGGTCCAGATGCTGGTGATGCGCGCGGCCTCCAAGGCGCCGACGCTCGCCTCGGCTTCCAACCACTCCGCGTTCAACCTCGCCAACGCGGGCGGCGCGTGGCTCGGCGGCGTCGTGATCGCCGCCGGCTGGGGCTGGATGTCCCCCACGCTGGTCGGCGCGGTGCTGGCCCTGGCGGGCCTGGGCATCGCGGTGACCGCCGGTGCCATGGCCCGGGGGGAGTCCCGGGTGGTGGCCCGAGGCGCCGAAGCCCCCGCAGAGGTCCACTCGGGCGCCTGA
- a CDS encoding TlpA family protein disulfide reductase: MRADPLTGDDPGLMLPNGSTLPDFTAESLDGETVTGETLHNGLIAFLSTTCPACKEQLPHYLKIAEQHRALGRTVVTFVHGDAAEARAMAEPLREVTHVVVEDPDEGPTRAAFQVEGYPVFGLVDAAGTVTTSNINPRKLPLPAPVPAGAAG, from the coding sequence ATGCGCGCTGACCCGCTCACCGGAGACGACCCGGGGCTCATGCTGCCGAACGGCTCCACGCTGCCGGACTTCACGGCGGAGAGCCTCGACGGCGAGACGGTCACCGGCGAGACCCTGCACAACGGGCTGATCGCGTTCCTCTCCACCACCTGCCCGGCCTGCAAGGAGCAGCTCCCCCATTACCTGAAGATCGCCGAGCAGCACCGGGCGCTCGGCAGGACGGTCGTCACCTTCGTCCACGGGGACGCGGCCGAGGCGCGTGCGATGGCCGAGCCCCTGCGGGAGGTGACCCACGTGGTGGTGGAGGACCCGGACGAGGGCCCCACCCGGGCGGCGTTCCAGGTGGAGGGCTATCCGGTGTTCGGCCTCGTCGATGCGGCGGGGACCGTGACCACGAGCAACATCAACCCCAGGAAGCTCCCCCTTCCGGCACCGGTCCCGGCCGGAGCGGCCGGCTAG
- a CDS encoding MauE/DoxX family redox-associated membrane protein, with translation MGDAVGYVLLACRLLTGGVFAVSAVSKLRSRAAFREFERAARELGAPAGSPRPAALAVVAAEVLVPLGLLAPPGGLSGFILAAGLLAVLSAALVRALRRNVATACACFGSSSAPIGPRHLVRNGALLAVAALGAGLSVAGPALPTHPGGLALAAFAALIGVLLVVGTDELAALFADPAPSATRAPATPRATRSPDAVSDRRRRDSGGAVPAEPAAHLRRRPQAPDHAR, from the coding sequence ATGGGGGATGCCGTGGGCTATGTCCTGCTGGCCTGCCGCCTGTTGACCGGCGGCGTGTTCGCGGTCTCCGCCGTGAGCAAGCTGCGGTCGCGGGCCGCCTTCCGGGAGTTCGAGCGGGCGGCCAGAGAGCTGGGCGCACCCGCCGGCTCCCCCCGTCCGGCGGCGCTGGCCGTGGTCGCCGCCGAGGTGCTGGTGCCCCTCGGGCTCCTCGCACCGCCCGGCGGTCTGTCCGGTTTCATCCTCGCGGCCGGTCTGCTCGCCGTACTCAGCGCGGCACTCGTGCGGGCACTGCGGCGGAACGTCGCGACCGCGTGCGCCTGCTTCGGCTCGTCGTCGGCCCCGATCGGCCCGCGCCACCTGGTACGCAACGGGGCGCTGCTGGCCGTGGCGGCGCTGGGCGCGGGCCTCTCCGTGGCCGGGCCCGCGCTGCCCACGCACCCGGGCGGGCTCGCGCTCGCCGCCTTCGCGGCGCTGATCGGCGTGTTGCTGGTCGTCGGCACCGACGAGCTCGCAGCGCTGTTCGCGGACCCCGCGCCATCCGCCACCAGAGCCCCCGCAACCCCCAGAGCCACCAGGAGCCCCGATGCCGTTTCTGATCGCCGCCGTCGTGATTCTGGCGGCGCTGTGCCTGCTGAACCTGCTGCTCACCTTCGGCGTCGTCCGCAAGCTCCGGACCATGCGCGCTGA